A genome region from bacterium includes the following:
- a CDS encoding 50S ribosomal protein L20: MARAKPAVPSHRRRKKILTQTKGYVGGRRKLLRSATEALHRAWAYAFGDRKNRKREFRRLWIARISAAAKINKYSYSKLIDGLKKSGIELNRKSLSELAVRRPEDFARIIEKVRAG, translated from the coding sequence ATGGCCAGAGCAAAACCCGCAGTGCCTTCGCACCGCAGAAGAAAAAAGATACTTACCCAGACCAAGGGTTACGTGGGCGGCAGAAGGAAACTCCTTCGCTCCGCCACCGAGGCGCTCCACCGCGCCTGGGCCTACGCCTTCGGCGACCGCAAGAACAGAAAGCGCGAATTCCGCCGCCTCTGGATCGCCCGCATCAGCGCCGCGGCCAAGATCAACAAGTATTCCTACAGTAAGCTCATCGACGGCCTGAAGAAGTCCGGCATCGAACTGAACCGCAAGTCCCTCAGCGAGCTTGCCGTCAGAAGACCCGAGGACTTCGCCCGCATAAT